The Cytobacillus sp. NJ13 sequence CAGCCATTTCTCATCTGTCTCCACGATCATGTCCTTCTTCTCCTGCAGGAGATTCGGATACACCCCGTTCCGGATATAAAACCGTTTGTTTTCGCCATTTACTTCATGAATGATTTTGGACAAGTGTACAGGCTTGATATGAAAATCCTGTTCGATCGTCCGAAGTCTCGCCATATAGAGGATGGTGTTCAAGCCCGTTTTCATCCGGTCCGTCTCTTCCCGAATACTGGAGGAGTCAGGTTCATCCAAGTTTTGCGCAATCAGTTCAATGACAGAAAGCGGGGTTTTCATCTGATGGACCCATTGGTCCATAAACTTCAGATGCTCCTCCTGCCTGGATTCCAGCTCTTTGATTCTCGTCTGATAATGCCTGTATTGATCCTTCAGCAGATGATCAAGCGCCTGTGAAATCGGTGAGTTTTCTGTTGTTTGAAAGGAATCGTCAAGGGAAGCAAGTTCCTCCGTCAGCCTCTTATAAAACTTGCGGCGGCTTAAATAGTGGTATGCCAGGTAGGCCGTGAGAAAGAATAGGCCGAGAAAGATGCCATAGAGGGCCGGCAAAAGATGACGATAGCCATCCAGCCAATAGATGGCTAGAATCATAAAAAATTGAACGATCTGTACAATGATCAGTAACGCATGCTCTTTAAGGAATAATTTCATGTTTCTCCAGCCTTTCACCAGGTAACGATCAAGCGGTAGCCTGCGCCTCTCACTGTTTCGACCGCTCCTGAAAGCCCGATTGCCTCAAATTTTTTTCTTACCCTCGCCATATTCACATTCAGCGTATTTTCATCCACATAGACCTGTTCATCCCAAAGCTTTTCCAGCAAGTCTTCACGTCCGGCCACACGCGGGTGCCGCTCCAGTAGATTCTCAATAATATCCGCTTCTTTTTTGGACAGTTGAACGCTTTTATCACGGAAACACAATTCCAGCCTTTCCGGAAACAGCTTCAATCCCTCTGCCTCCAGAACTCGTTCCTGGGCCTGCGTGGCATATTCCCCGTAAGCCCTGCGAAGCTGGCTGCGGATCTTCGCCATCACAATTTCCGGATGAAACGGCTTGGTGATGAAATCATCGCCGCCATTCTCAAGCGCCATCACCTGGTCCATCTCCCCTACCCGCGCAGAAATGAATATAACTGGACAAATCGACTCCTTCCGGATTTGCCTGCACCAGTAATAGCCATCAAAGCTCGGAAGATTAATATCCAGGAGCACAAGATCCGGTTTATGCTTATGAAATTCCCCCATCACATCATCGAACTGTTCCGCAGCCGCAGCATCATAGCCATACTTCACTAAGTGTGACTGCAGGTGCTCCGCGATTTTCGGATCATCCTCAATAATGAATACTTTCTGCATCCTCTCACTCCTTTGTCTTAGAAAATTATGCCATACGGAGAACAGGAAAGAAAAGCGGAAGGCGCCCGCCTATAAAGGAACGCAGACTAAAACCGCCACGTCCTGTGGCAACGTCTGCATGACCCGCATCCTCCCAAAAGCTGTCGCTTTCGGTCGTGCGATGTTTATGCTGACGAAGCCTTCCTTGTCCTGCGGGCCTCAAGCATAAGACAAGCCGGCTTAAAGGTTGTTCTTTAACCTTTTGGCCGGATTGATAGAAATGTTGAGGCGACTGTCCAGGGACGACAAGCATAAGACGGTCCCTGTAAGAAGGTGGTTTTTCCTTCTGGAAGGGAACGGCTTATGACCTCGAGTCCCTAGGAGCCGAAACTAGACACGCTTAGACCCGAGAGCCGATGGCGCCTGGGGCTAGACAGTTACCTAACTTCAGAATTTATTAATTCTTTAAAAAAAGAGCTGCCTCAGCAGCCCTCTTTAGATACAAGCTTTCTTTTCTAATACACTAATCCATTTGTAATACCCTATTAGTATGGTTAATAAAATCGGATTAACAATGGCAGAATGCCATATACTCCACCATCCATAATGAAAGAAACCGAATGGATGAGGCAGCATGGCAACAGCTTCATAGCTCAGGAGGAAGATTTCCCAAATAAGAAAGTAACCTACCTTTTTCATGAAAGAACCATTAAAAGGATACCAATTGATAAACATCAAATTTATTGGCGGGATTAAGATTGTGTAAGCAGGAAATGCTATCCAGTCTATTCCTTGTGTAAAGTACCAGTATCCTTTGTACTTCAGATCGATAAAAATATCAAAGAATAATTGGAATGCAATAGTAAAAACCCAAATATGGACAATTTTATTGGCTGATATCCCCTTAATGGTCTTATATATAATAAAATTAAACAGAACAACTGAGGCAATTTGTAAGATCATTTTCCACTCCGGAAAGTTTTTTAGATATTATTTGCATTTAGTGGGAGTTCAAACCTTCCAAAACACTCTCTGCCTTATATACATAATTTTTTTGTCATTTTGAGACTAGTTTTGTCGAATTTGTTCAATACTTTTCCTTTATTTGCAATAATAGTTCCTGGACTTTAATTATTTAAAGGAGTAAATAAATGTGTCATTTTTGCAGTGAACTTAGAAAAAAGATTCAACTTTTTAGAAAAACACTTATTGAAACTGGAATAAAGAAAGGATTAGAGCATCCTGAGACTATAAAAAACAGTCAGATATTGGATGAACTTATCTTTAGGTTCCAGTCTAAATGTAAATAGGATTCATTACCGTAAATGATCTCCTTTTAATAGAAACTCACTTCACCGCCAAATAAGCAGATAAATTTCTAAAAGAGGGCAAGATAGATAAGAAATAAATCAATAGAAACCCGGAGAATATCAATGGTCTATTTCTTTACAATTACAACGCTTGCTATCAACTCCATATTGCTTTTCATTATTCCATTAAAATTAACCCGGCAGGAGCTTTACACAACCTGGCTGGCTGTCACTTTAAATGTGCTTCTTGCAGATTTAATTTTTGGCCATGTTTTAGACCTGTACGACTTAATGGATCCAGGTCCCCAGCTATTTGATTTGTTAATTGAAATCACCTTGCCAGCAACATTCGGAATCCTATATGTAAACTTCATGCCTAAAGCCAGGAAGAAATTTTTGCTTTACCTTTTGGTTTGGGCCGGTTTTTCTGTATGCTATGAAGTCCTATCCAGTTACTTTGGCTACGTAGTATATAAGGGCTGGCAAGTATGGTGGTCAGCCATCTATTATATTGGAGCCTGCCTTTATATGCGCTGGCATTTTCGTTTTATGAGGAAAGAAAGGAATCCACTTTAAAAAAGGAACGGTACACAGTCAAAGTCACGCGGAGAAACTGTATCTCAAAAAGATGCATATACAACTCAAAGATCAAAAACAAGCAGCCACGTCAATGCGTACTGCTTGTTTTTTTACCTTCAATGGGATTGTCTGCATTTTAACTGAATGCAATCATGCCGATTCTGCCTTTAACATGACAAAAGTGTCACTTTACATTCTGTTACATCGATGGTTCGCGGGCAAAACAGCCGATATAGTATGTTAGTGAAGGAGGTCGAAACCATGACTAAAATGATACAAACCAAAAACTTATCGAAATCGTATGGAAAAACACAGGTCTTAAAAAATATTGATTTGACTGTTGAACGAGGGGAACTGACTGCTATTATGGGTCCCTCCGGCTCTGGAAAAACGACGTTAATGAATACCCTATCAACCATTGATGCCTTTAGCGGGGGGAATGTTTGGATTGAGGGAAATTCCCTTTTAGAAATGAAAAAGAAAGCCCTGCGGGAGTTCCGTCAAAAAAGAATGGGATTTATTTTTCAAGACTATAACTTACTGGATACCTTAACGGTGAAGGAGAATATCCTGCTCCCGCTCTCGCTGCAAAAAACACCTGCTGCAGAAATGGAAATGCGGTTAGCAAAATTGATTGATGCCTTAAATATTGAATCCATCTTACATCAATATCCATCTGAAATTTCCGGCGGTCAGAAACAGCGCACAGCTGCCGCACGGGCAATTATTACTAACCCTGCAATTGTATTTGCTGATGAACCAACGGGTGCACTCGATTCCAGATCTGCTACCCAGCTGCTGGAACAAATTCAGCTGCTCAATGAAACATTCAACACAACTGTTCTGATGATTACCCATGATCCGTATGCAGCAAGCTACTGTCAGCGCGTAGTTTTTCTCCGCGACGGAAAAATCGTCAATGAAATGTTTAAAGGCGAGCAAACGGAAAAGGAATTCTTTGACCGCATCCTTACGATCCAAAGTGCAATAGGAAGTGACCGGCGATGAATTTAATAGATTTATCATGGAGGAACATGAAGCGGAACTTCCGGCTGTATACCATTTATTTCATTTCCATGTTTGTCGGGGTTGTCATTTACTTTACCTTTTCTGGTTTAATGTTTAACAAAGATGTAGTCGCCGCCATTCAAAATAAAGAAAACTACAAAATGGTTATTTCCCTTGCTTCGGTGATTGTCTTTTTGTTTATTGTCTTCTTTATTTTATACGCGAACTCCTTTTTCATGAAGCAGCGAAAAAAAGAATTCGGCATGTATTTACTTTACGGAATGAAGGAAAGACAAGTTGCGTCAATGGTCTTCTTTGAAACATTATTCTTAAGCGCCATTTCGGTTTTCAGCGGTATATTAATCGGCGGATTGCTATCAAAGTTTTTCGGTGCGGTATTAATGAACTTAATGCGCTACAATGAGGACATTTCTTTTGCTTTTCCATTGGAAGCTATCATTTCAACGATTCTGTTATTCGCATTATTACTCATCATCATTACAATACAAAGTTATTTGAATGTCCGGCGTGTCCAGCTGGTAGAATTGTTTCATGCAAAGGAAAAGATGGATAAACCGCTCACATTTTCTTTTGGCTTGGCGTTATTGTCCATTCTATTGATTGCCGGGTCCTACTACATGATTACCATAGGGGATACAGACATCTGGAAAGAACATTTTAATGAAACATTAACAGCTGTCACAGTGGCATTGATTGCTGGGACGTATTTATTTTTCCGCCAGTTTTCCGGGTGGATATTGCAAAAAATGAGCCAAAGTAAAAATTATTTTAACGGCAATAAAATGCTATGGATTTCCTCTCTCCGTTTTTCCATTCGAGGAAATACAGTCAATTTTACATTCAATTCACTGATTAGTGCGATTGTCATCTTTACAGTTGGATTTATTGCTGTAGATTACGCTGTTAAAGGCGAGGTTGTGAAAAAAGAATTTCCAAACCATATTGCCTTTTCGTCCCAGGATCAAGAAACCCAAAGACAAATTGAACAGCTGATGAATGACTCTCATCCAATCATTGATCATGAAACCATTACAGGAATCCAAACAGAAAAAATCCAAAATAGAGATGCTTTTTTTAGCCATCCCGAATATTACACGGAAGAGTTTTACCTTTTTCCGGAATCCCAATTAAATGCAATTGTCGAATTGCGTAAAACGGGTGAAAAAGCAGATTTAAAAGGTGAAGAATCCATTATTTTATCAAGAGGAATAGATAAACCAACAAAATATAAAAGTTCTCAGCCTGAAATGACCGTTTTGGAAGACAATACATTTCATGTAGTCGAAAAAATACGATACCCGCTGTTGAGCATCCCAACGAGCCCTGGCGGAAATACAAAGCCCCAGCCTTCTGTACTCATTATTTCAGACGAAGCTTTTGAGAACTTAAGGGAACATCACACCCTTTCTTCATTTGAAATTTATCAAATCGAAGATCCCAAAACATCTAATGATGTATCACGAGAAGTATACGACCTCGTTATGAAAACAGAAGGGGCCTATTATTCGGCCTATATTGATATGTATTCCGTTGATACGGAGTCGTCTTCTTTAATCCTGTTCTCCGTTGCCTTTTTTGCCGTTATTGCATTGTTTGCATTAGGGAGTGTCATATACTTTAAACAGCTGCGCGAAGCTACAGAAGAGCGGGAACACTACGCCATTCTGCGGAAAATCGGTGTGGACGACAAAGAAATGAAAAAGATTATCCGAAAACAATTGCTGTTCGTATTTTTGCCGCCGCTCCTGCTGGGGCTGCTGCACAGCTGGTTTCTTTTATATTACACAGTCATCCTGGTCATAAAAGATTTGCCTTCTTTAACGACGATTATTTTTTCTGTCATGGGGTTATATGTGTTAACGTATCTAATCTTTTACGTTTCATCTGTATCTATTTACTACAAAATTGTCAGCGAAAAAAACACACGATGAGTTATTTTACTCATCGTGTGTTTTTTGCATGATTAAAAACGGATCGCTATCGAGCGGGAAGTGAACGATAAAGTGGGTGTACTCTCTCACAATCGACGTACAGCTAATGTAATGCCCTAACTTGTTGCTTAGCTGCTGGGCTAAATATAAACCCATTCCGGTCGACTTCGAATACAATCGCCCCGTTTCTCCGGTAAAACCGCGATTAAATACTCTCGGAAGATCTTTCTGGCTGATGCCAATCCCATTATCCCGAATCAAGAGCTGCTTTTCTTGTGGGGCTTCCAATATGGAAATGGTGATTTCTCCACCAGGTTCTGTATACTTCAAACTGTTTGTCAGAAGCTGATTGACGATGAACTGGAGCCATTTAGGATCACTTTGGACCTCCAAATGATCTGCCTGTATGTGAATGCGGATATTTTTTGAAATAAAGGTTTTTGAGTGGGACTTTACAATATCCTTAAGAATCTTGATAATATCACATTTCTGGATATCGTAATCCTGATTAAAGCTGTCTAGTTTAGCGTAATAGAGTGCTTGATCAACATAATTTTCAATTTTCGTAACTTCTTCTCTTAAGCTTCCAGCG is a genomic window containing:
- a CDS encoding sensor histidine kinase; translated protein: MKLFLKEHALLIIVQIVQFFMILAIYWLDGYRHLLPALYGIFLGLFFLTAYLAYHYLSRRKFYKRLTEELASLDDSFQTTENSPISQALDHLLKDQYRHYQTRIKELESRQEEHLKFMDQWVHQMKTPLSVIELIAQNLDEPDSSSIREETDRMKTGLNTILYMARLRTIEQDFHIKPVHLSKIIHEVNGENKRFYIRNGVYPNLLQEKKDMIVETDEKWLFFMLSQLINNAVKYSRGKSNRIDIAIFEKNGEAVLEVKDFGAGIPEADKRRVFEPFYTGENGRKFRESTGMGLYLTKEAADHLGHRIELESKMGEGSLFRLVFGKTQNLTAL
- a CDS encoding response regulator transcription factor, which produces MQKVFIIEDDPKIAEHLQSHLVKYGYDAAAAEQFDDVMGEFHKHKPDLVLLDINLPSFDGYYWCRQIRKESICPVIFISARVGEMDQVMALENGGDDFITKPFHPEIVMAKIRSQLRRAYGEYATQAQERVLEAEGLKLFPERLELCFRDKSVQLSKKEADIIENLLERHPRVAGREDLLEKLWDEQVYVDENTLNVNMARVRKKFEAIGLSGAVETVRGAGYRLIVTW
- a CDS encoding aspartyl-phosphate phosphatase Spo0E family protein, producing MCHFCSELRKKIQLFRKTLIETGIKKGLEHPETIKNSQILDELIFRFQSKCK
- a CDS encoding ABC transporter ATP-binding protein — encoded protein: MTKMIQTKNLSKSYGKTQVLKNIDLTVERGELTAIMGPSGSGKTTLMNTLSTIDAFSGGNVWIEGNSLLEMKKKALREFRQKRMGFIFQDYNLLDTLTVKENILLPLSLQKTPAAEMEMRLAKLIDALNIESILHQYPSEISGGQKQRTAAARAIITNPAIVFADEPTGALDSRSATQLLEQIQLLNETFNTTVLMITHDPYAASYCQRVVFLRDGKIVNEMFKGEQTEKEFFDRILTIQSAIGSDRR
- a CDS encoding ABC transporter permease; translated protein: MNLIDLSWRNMKRNFRLYTIYFISMFVGVVIYFTFSGLMFNKDVVAAIQNKENYKMVISLASVIVFLFIVFFILYANSFFMKQRKKEFGMYLLYGMKERQVASMVFFETLFLSAISVFSGILIGGLLSKFFGAVLMNLMRYNEDISFAFPLEAIISTILLFALLLIIITIQSYLNVRRVQLVELFHAKEKMDKPLTFSFGLALLSILLIAGSYYMITIGDTDIWKEHFNETLTAVTVALIAGTYLFFRQFSGWILQKMSQSKNYFNGNKMLWISSLRFSIRGNTVNFTFNSLISAIVIFTVGFIAVDYAVKGEVVKKEFPNHIAFSSQDQETQRQIEQLMNDSHPIIDHETITGIQTEKIQNRDAFFSHPEYYTEEFYLFPESQLNAIVELRKTGEKADLKGEESIILSRGIDKPTKYKSSQPEMTVLEDNTFHVVEKIRYPLLSIPTSPGGNTKPQPSVLIISDEAFENLREHHTLSSFEIYQIEDPKTSNDVSREVYDLVMKTEGAYYSAYIDMYSVDTESSSLILFSVAFFAVIALFALGSVIYFKQLREATEEREHYAILRKIGVDDKEMKKIIRKQLLFVFLPPLLLGLLHSWFLLYYTVILVIKDLPSLTTIIFSVMGLYVLTYLIFYVSSVSIYYKIVSEKNTR
- a CDS encoding sensor histidine kinase, which gives rise to MNFLSFLSYEKPYIVLYLTSFLISAAIFFTDINGSLAWGTFLYAFALSSIVLIGFLVYRYQQNMRVIRQLEGEDYDSLSLEGEFAKTHIDELKREHIREMNRIQDRQKEHYDFIVSWFHEIKTPIAVLRLLQQTDMDAGSLREEVTKIENYVDQALYYAKLDSFNQDYDIQKCDIIKILKDIVKSHSKTFISKNIRIHIQADHLEVQSDPKWLQFIVNQLLTNSLKYTEPGGEITISILEAPQEKQLLIRDNGIGISQKDLPRVFNRGFTGETGRLYSKSTGMGLYLAQQLSNKLGHYISCTSIVREYTHFIVHFPLDSDPFLIMQKTHDE